TGAGAATGCCTGCCGAGAGCTGGAGTTGCGCGGCGGTGGAGAGGACGTTGCCTGCGCCGACAGCTGGGGCGAGTGGGATGTCGAAGGTTTCGGCGAGGTGGGCGATACGTTGGCTGCCCGTGATGCCTGTTCGCGCGAGGTCGGGCAGGAGAATGTCGGCGGCATGTGCTTCCAGAACAGCGCGGAATTGATAGGCGTTGTAATATTCCTGACCGATACAGATGGGCAGGGTGAGGTCGCGCGGCACTTCGGCATGGCGGCGGAGGTCTTCGCTGGGTACGGGCGATTCGAGCCAGAATACATCGAATTTTTCGAGCTCTTTGCCCAGGGCAATTGCACCGGGCACGTCGTAGTGCCAGGTGAGATCGACGAGGATATCGACGTCGGGACCAACGGCTTCGCGTGTGGCTTCTACGACGGCAACGGCATTTTTTAAGGGCCGATTGAGGTGATATTTGACCGCGTCGTAACCCATTTCAACGGCTTTGAGGGCTTGCTCAACACCGACTTCGGGTGTGGGGCCATGGATGTTGTTGTAGATACGAACTTTGTCGCGGTAGGGGCCACCGAGAAGGACGTAGCAGGGGACGTCGAGGGCTTTGCCCGATAGATCCCAGAGAGCGTTGTTGATGCCGGCAAGGGCGGCCGCGAGATAACCCGAGCGGTAACCGCGACCGCGCATGGTGCCGTAGGTCATGTCGTAGAGCTTCTCGCGGGCGAGTGGATTTTCGCCGATGAGAATGGGGGCAAACAGGCGATCTACGACTGCTTTGGTGGCTTCGGGAACGAGCAGGGATTGGCCTTCGCCCCATCCGACAAGGCCATTGTTGGCAGTGATTTTGACAAAGAGGGCTTCGGCATAACGCGCAGCTGCCATGTCGTCGATGGGAGGTGCTGTGTCGTATGAGAGCGATTTGCGAGGACGCACATAGTCGGGAATATTTTCAGCGATATTGGGACGGGGTAATTTGACGACGTAGGCGTCGATTTGTTCTATTCGCATTTGTGATTCCTTTCTTCCATTTGTCAATTACGCAACGCCCCAGCCAGGATACTTATCCGGATCCGCAAACTCCTGTCCCAATTCCAAAAAGCCACGGGGGCCACGCCTGCCGTATTCAAATGGATCTTTTGTACCTTCCATCCAGCGATGCAATCTTTCTTCCATTTCTTGAAGTGCTGGCCGCGCTTCAGCAGAATTCGCCAGGTTAACCATTTCGAGCGGATCTTCCTGTCGGTCAAACAGCCAGGGGCCTCGCTCATTAGCAAACCAACGCGCATACGTATAGCGTTCGGTACGCACACCGCGCCAGCGCCCAACCCAACCGTCGCGATTGGGCCAACCATGTGCCATATTCTGCAAATAGACAGACTCTGATCCACCAGGCGTTAACTCCGTATCTGCAGGTGCTTCACCGCCCTGCCATACGCTCGAAATATCTCGCCCTTGCAGACCTTCTGGCAACGGTACTCCACAAGCACCGAGCAATGTAGGTACAATATCAATCGCACCAAAGAAGGCATCCGTTCGCGTACCAGCTTCAATAGCATCGGGCCAACGTACCACAAACGGCACATGGCAAGATTCTTCATAAGGTGTTGCCTTTGAAGCCCGCATTGACTCGTCCAACCAGCGACTACTGGGTTTGCCATACCCATGGCTTGAAAGGTGATCTCCATGATCTGATGTATAACAGACAATTGTATTGTCCCTGACCCCTAAGCGATCCAGGGCTTCCAACAATCGCCCCATATCTGCATCAAGTCCTGTACAACACCCGTAATAGTCTGCAAGTTCCTCATGTGCCCATGCTTTCATCTCGTCTGGTACATTGCCCGGCACATCCATGTCCGCAGGATTATAAATATTATATTCGTCGGGATACTGCTTATATGGCCAGTGAGGAGGTCGCCAGGACACAAAGACGGCAAATGGATCGTCTGTTCGAGCGTCCCGGTGTTTTTCCATAAATTGAATAGCCAAATCCGTTTCGTTCGTTGGAGCCCAGCCTTCGTAAAAGTTTGGGCCCTCATCGTTTTCGTAATAGGATCTGTCGAAGTAGGCGCCCCGCCCTCTCCCGCCTGCAAGCGCCGCAAGATAATCCAGCCCGTACCGATTGTCGTCGCCGTACGGCCCTTTACCCAGGTGCCATGTACCCACGTGCGCAGTGCCATACCCATGCTCGCGCAAAGTGCCTGGCAGGGTTGGGATATCTCGTCGCGGACTGTACTCATTATCAATTACCAAATTTTGCCAACCATACCGACCGGTTAACAAAATCGCTCGATAAGGCGAACACAGCGGGTGGTTGGAAAACATATTGTCACATACCATTCCTTCAGTTGCCATCGCATCCAAAACAGGCGTTTGGATTATGTCATTGCCATTCGCACCCAGCGCGCTATAACGCTGCTGATCAGAAAACACGAACAGAATATTTGGGCGTTTCTCATTACTCATGGGAATTCCTTTCATAATGGTTACAGGAGGGTCTTGAGCATGTTGCCCAGTAAACGATCCGCTACCGGGTCTGTGCCCAGGTTTTCGACAATGCGATGAGTGCAAAGAATGTATTTGCCATTGCCGTGGTCGATTTTTGTGAGGTCAGCGCCGTGAAAGGCTTTGGTGACGCCGATGTAGTTCTGTTTGTGTTTGAGGCCCGCATACCAATCGTAGGTGATGTTGCCGCCGATCCAATCGGTTTTGGGTTCTACAATAGACCATTGGGAGGAGATGTTTTGATATTCTTGTCCCATCAGGCAATTTGAGGGCAAGCCATCGTAGAAGGGGTGGTCTTTGACGACATGACTGCAAGGCGTCCACAACCCTTTGCCGGAGTATAGAGACAGTGGGAATGGGAAGAAAATGTCTTTGTCGATGTGGCGAGACATGCGGCTTTTTCCCGGTGCCATTTGGAGAAGGTGCATGGCGGGCAGGTTGAGGAAGAGAGCTGTGCCGCCGTTTTTAACCCATGTGGCGAGATCGGCGAAGCGGGTATCGGGTGTGCCGTTCCAACCCTGGAGGTTGATGAGCGCGAGTTGGTTTGTGGGTGTTTGGGTGGAGAAGTCGGTGGTGTTGGAAAGATATCTGCCGAGTGCGCCGTTGAGGTCGATTGTCGCTATGGGTACATCTGGAATAGCGGATTTGCTTTTGTCGAGGATGTAGATGCCGGATTGATTTTTGATGGGTTCTGTGTCGTCAGATGTGAATGTCACTTCGATCTGGCATAGACCTTCAATGCCACGGGTGTTGACTTCGTAGATCGCCAGGTCTGTGATGCCTGCAGGTATTGTTATTTGTTCGTTTATGTCGAGAAGATTCTGTCCGTCGTTTGTTGTAACGCGAAGGGAGAGTGTGCCCGATAGATCGTTTTTGTCATTGACAGTGGTAAGCAGGACCTGAACGGTTTCGCCTGCATAGACATTTTGTTTGCCGGGGCGAATGGCGATATAACAGTCAGAAAATACTTCTTTGATGGCGTAATAGGGTTCTTTGGGATTTCGGAAATTGTCGATTAAGCCAGCTCCGATGACCCAGTCGCCGTCGTTGAGTGCGTGGATGCCGATACCCGCGATGTCGGGA
The Gemmatimonadota bacterium DNA segment above includes these coding regions:
- a CDS encoding sulfatase, which encodes MSNEKRPNILFVFSDQQRYSALGANGNDIIQTPVLDAMATEGMVCDNMFSNHPLCSPYRAILLTGRYGWQNLVIDNEYSPRRDIPTLPGTLREHGYGTAHVGTWHLGKGPYGDDNRYGLDYLAALAGGRGRGAYFDRSYYENDEGPNFYEGWAPTNETDLAIQFMEKHRDARTDDPFAVFVSWRPPHWPYKQYPDEYNIYNPADMDVPGNVPDEMKAWAHEELADYYGCCTGLDADMGRLLEALDRLGVRDNTIVCYTSDHGDHLSSHGYGKPSSRWLDESMRASKATPYEESCHVPFVVRWPDAIEAGTRTDAFFGAIDIVPTLLGACGVPLPEGLQGRDISSVWQGGEAPADTELTPGGSESVYLQNMAHGWPNRDGWVGRWRGVRTERYTYARWFANERGPWLFDRQEDPLEMVNLANSAEARPALQEMEERLHRWMEGTKDPFEYGRRGPRGFLELGQEFADPDKYPGWGVA
- a CDS encoding mandelate racemase/muconate lactonizing enzyme family protein → MRIEQIDAYVVKLPRPNIAENIPDYVRPRKSLSYDTAPPIDDMAAARYAEALFVKITANNGLVGWGEGQSLLVPEATKAVVDRLFAPILIGENPLAREKLYDMTYGTMRGRGYRSGYLAAALAGINNALWDLSGKALDVPCYVLLGGPYRDKVRIYNNIHGPTPEVGVEQALKAVEMGYDAVKYHLNRPLKNAVAVVEATREAVGPDVDILVDLTWHYDVPGAIALGKELEKFDVFWLESPVPSEDLRRHAEVPRDLTLPICIGQEYYNAYQFRAVLEAHAADILLPDLARTGITGSQRIAHLAETFDIPLAPAVGAGNVLSTAAQLQLSAGILNFVIMEHFDQSFQLKSDQILKHSLTRNGSYLELPDRPGLGIEIDEEKLMQYAVK